The Bdellovibrio sp. ZAP7 DNA segment AAATCCAAAACGTTTCGTTTCAATTTCTTATGGTGATCAAAAGCCAATCGTTCCCAACGATACGGAAGAGCACAAGGCCATGAACCGCCGAATTGAAATCCTGATCGTCACCGATAACAACAAGGTCGGCATCTAATTTACAAATTAAAAAAGCCAAGGTTTTGAGGCCTTGGCTTTAGGGTTTTGGAGGAGTGGTTGCGGTCTATACGCAGTCTTTAAGTTTTCTCAAGATCTCGATCGCTTTTTCTCTCGAAACTTTTTGTGATTCCATTACAGAATCAACTAGAATTTCAGAAGGAAGCTTGTTGCTGTTCGCAGACAATTCAGTAAATTTCGCCAAAACACGAGCGTAAGATGAACGCTCAGCTCCTTGGAATTGAGTCAAAATTTGAGTGCCAAGGCGTACTGATTTATCGAAAGCTTCAATAGCAATCGAATTTTGCTCTTTAGTTAGTTCGCGAGATTCAGCAGCTTTCAAAAGGTGCATTTTTCCAAGCATATTCGCCAAACCAGAAGCGGAATCAGATACTTCTTTTGCTTCAGCAGGATCAGTGATTTTCTCAGATGCTTTTTTTGCTGCTACAATCGATACTAAATTCTTCATAACTTCGGACTTCATTTTTGGATCACCGAAGCCAAATTCTTTAGTGCCGTATTTCAATGCATTATCAACGATTTGAGTTTCATTTTTGGAAATATCTCTCAAAGATTGCTCAAGATATTTCTTTTCAGCATTTTTACCCGATGCATTTTTCAGATTGCCGCTAGAATCCAAAAAATACTCTTGGCTTGTTTTATCGAATTTAGCCAATCTTTCAGTTGTTGTCATTTTCCCTGGAGCTGCGAATGCAGTTGCAGAGAACGCTAGTGTCATACCGATAATAAATGCCTTTTTCATGAAATCTCCTCTTTTAAAATTCGTTTCCTATATAAGTCTATTAAGCAAAACCTTTACCAACCCAAAAACTCGTATATTTCAACTGGGCCCGATTCCGTGTTTAACCTCTGAAATCAGTGACCTTTTCTGCGCTCGTCGTTATCCTTCCGATAACCGCGTCTCATATTGATACGCTCTTAGTTTCCCTGGGCAGATGCCGTCATGTTTTGAGCGGCTTTCTCTACAGCTTTATCAAACTTCTGTTGATCCTTGCTCATCTGTTCAAGACTATTGATCTTGTCCCAGCTGACGGCATTTGCGATGGATCCGTAGGATTTCATTTCCACTGACAAGCCTTGAAGGGCTTCGAGTACACTCACCACCAAGTTGGTTTGAGTTTTCGTCAAAGTGAACTTTTTTGTCTCATGTTTTTCTTTTGCCGGAGCCGAGTCGTCTTCCAGGCCTGCAAAAGGATCTACCTCGGCTGGTTTGCCGGAATTTGGAACTGCAACGCCCAATGTCTCAGCAACCTTCGTCAGGGATTGATTGATCTTTTCACCTTGAGCTTCAAGTTGAGAGTTTTGCAAACTTGATTGAATGCGTTCGCGACCATTGATCGTAACAATTTTGATCTGCTTGATCAGACGGTTCATCGTTGCAAATTCTGCCTCTACTTGTTTTAGCAGAGAGTCTGTGGGTGCCTTGTCCATGTTGTTTTCAAAATCCATTTTGTATTCTTTAGCCGGGTTCATGATGTCGTTAAGAATAGAAAGATACACTCTTTCCTCTTGGAAAATAGCATTCATCACACCGTTGTATGACGGGCCCGTGTTGATCGCGATTTTGCCTGGGCGATAAAGATCACGCATCATGTTTACTACGATTTTGTCGTATTCAAGGCCGTAAGTATCAAACGCCGACTTCATTTGCGCATAAGTGTTTTGCTTCCACCAAGAATCAAATGGAACTTGTTCTTTTGTTCCAATAACTGAAGGGCGAGCTTCTGCTAGCAAGTATTCAACCCAGCCATTGTAAGTCACATTTTTCCCATTCGCTTTTGCAATTTTCACTGGCCAAGCATAGGGCATTGGAGCGCTATTCTTAAAGCGGTCCATATTCATATTGCTGCACTCTTCGAACTTTTGACCGGAAATACCAATTGATGGAGCAAGGAATACAGAAGGGAAACCGACAGAGTTGCGAACGGCAAGTTCGCCTTTCTCGATATCAGGACCACAGGCCATTTGCATGATCAAATTGTCTGAGATCTGTGGAGTCGAGAAAATACCCACGCGGCGGTAAAAGTTCGTGTCTTTTACTTTCTCATAAGTGGCAGGGCTCGATACATAGGTCGCGGCCCACGCAGCGCCCGTGCTCATTTGTGGATTTGGATTCCCCAACATTGAGCGAACTTGGCTCAGAAGAGTTTGATAGACGTTTACGGTGTAAGCAGAGACGCGAAGTTCGTTGTTAAGCATCGTCAAAGTTTGAGCCGCTTTATTCAGATCTTTTTCGCCAAGACCATTTACGATCGTCGTGAATTTCTTTTGTTGATCAGTGGTCAACTGTTTGAACTGTGGGGATTGCAAAAGAAGTGAAGCTGCAGCGGCTGCGTCTTCCATTGTGTAAGCCTGTTGGTGCTGCACGAACATTGGATCCGTGTGGAAAGCATCGTCGGAAGCTTTCATTTCACCAGCACGAACTCCGAACAAAGGTGCTTTATAAGTAATATTAGCAGGTCTGTCGCCATAGCGATGGTCACGCACTTGAGAGACGAAATCTCCATAGAAATTCTCTGCAGATTTATAGCCTTGAGTCAGCTGGAACAAAGCACTTTGCCAGTTGGCGCTTGCCTCTTGAACAGACGCCATATTAGCGCCTCTCCAAGCGATCATTTTATCTTTGAACGTTTTTAGTTTCGTTTGCAGTGGAACATCATAGGTAGCAAGCCACTGAGATTTCTTCATTGCATTGATTTCTTGCTCAAGCTCGCTGGAGTAACCGTAAAGTTCATGAGCGTCGACCACGTTTCTCCAAGTGTAAGTTACTGCACGCATGAATAACTGATCCAGGGCTACGAAAGTCGCAAGTTTCAAACCTTTCGTCAGCAAGAAACGAAGACCTTTTACTTGCATAGATCCTGGGATAAACCAAGCAACGATATCAACGCCAGTCCAACGGATCAGAGCACCTTGAACCGCTTGTTTCGTCAGAAGATTAACAGCACCTTTTTCCAAAGTTGCAGCCACCGCAGAGGAGATAAGCATAGAGGTAATGTTGGGTGCCATTTCCCAAAGCTTCCTGTGAATAACCAAATACTCATAAGCTTTCGAGCATGGATCTTTATCCACACCTTTATCCAGATCTTGCTGGGTAACTTTTTTGCCCATCCAAACTTTTGCGCACATTTTTACGTTAGGATCTGCAACCAGTTGTGAAGCCAAACCTTGAACTGTCGCACCCACAACCATCCCCAAGTAAGGAATCATCACGTGGTAGCGCGGATTTTTCATATACATCGCCATGACATTCGAAGCTGCGCCTTGGGAGTACATGAATAGTTGGAAACCAATGATACCCATTGGCGAGAATGAGTGAGTGATATGTTGATCAATAGCGACAGGATTTTGAGAGTAATTAACTACAAGCTCACCCATCATAACCAAGCCCATTGCAGAGAAGAACATAACTGATTCAGGAGCTAAGTTTTTAAGTGAATGAGAGAATGCAGCTTTATTAGCGCTCCAAACGCCACCCATTTCTTTTAAAAGACGGCGCTCTAAGTTTTTGGGATCGTATTGACGAAGTACTTTTTCATCGGCAAACGGAATTTCCATAACTGGAATATTGGTTTTCTTATCGAAAACACGCGTGATTTTATTATCATAATCAACTTTTACGGAATAGCCAATGGATTCAAGCATGGCTTTATCTTGCGTGGCTCTTTGGTCCTCAGATTTAGTGATGGAGGCAGCAAGTGCAGGAGACAATGAAGAAAAGCCGACTACCAAAGCGGTTAGGAAGCTGATCGTTCTTTTATATGTTAAAGACGCCTTAAACATAGGATCTCCTCAAAAGGCAATTTGCCTTACTCAAGAGATAAGCAAGTCAGGGGCCTGTCATTAGCGATATAAAGGAACTGGAACGCCTCAAAGTGAGACGGGGCCTTATTCGGTCAATGGCCTGTCTATAATAATGACGGTCGGGTGTTTAGAAAGGAGCCGGAAGAATTAGTGAGAGACCCCACTGGTCAACGGTGTCTTTTCGCTCGGCTTCGGCGCGAATCTCTATTTTTCTATAGGAGAAAGAGCCTGCAACAAGGTGATTCCAATGGAATTCGCCTTGAGTTGTCGAGTAAAGATATTCCGACTGAAACAGAGTTCTAAATTGATCAACCCATTTCATCATGAACATCGATTTCGCTCCCAAATAGGGTTGCGCGATGTCGGTAAGGTAGGAGTTTTCACTCACCGCGAACAGAGACCAACGAGTTGCTTTCATTAAAGGTAAATCAAAGCTCGCACCGATGCCGCCATTCACGTAAGGATTTAGTTTTGGCTCGGTACCCACTTCAAGCGACCACGAAATCGGTTTTTCTAGCTGAGTCCACGGTGATGTCGAAAGAATGCTTAAGAAAACAAACTGATTTAAATCCCAGTTTTGCCTGGTTGGAGTATAGCGAACATCAAAGACAAAAAAGTTTAATTGCGAAAATGGCGCCAGCCCGCTGTCATCGGATAACAAATCGTGAAATCCACGGCGGAATTTAAACTGGAAATAGTCTTGCTGATCGTTTTGCCCATATCCCAGGTAAAACGCTGCTGTCGCAGGGCTTAGCAAGGGAGATTTCGGCGGAGTGATCGTTACGGGCTCCGTGATCGCTCCTAATTTCGCGCGGGCGACGGAGAGTTTATACTTTTCATCATTGTACTCTTTTTGATCGCGATACTCTCGAATTGAAAGATAGCTAAGAGCAGCCTCGAGGGTTTCGGCTTTCTCTTTTTTCGAAAGTTCCAAATAGTTTTTATTAGTGTCCTGCTCTTTTAATAAAACGGAACGAAGAGCAGGGCGTTCGGAAAAGTTAAGCTTTGCATAACGTGCGCGCCATTCAGTTTGCAAAGATGTGCGAAGTTTTTCTCCACCGATCAGCCCCGCATTAGCGACGGCTTTAAGAGTGTCCAGAGGTATCGCCATGGCGTGAAATTGCGAAGTGAGATCACTGGCTGGTGATGCGACTTCAATAAGTTCCAACATCTGGGAGGAACAATTTTCATCAGCGAAATAGTAAGGAGCAAAACTACCTTCAAGCTCTAAAAGATGGTCAATCATCAATTCGACTTGCTGCGGAGTCAGATTCAGTTTGTACTCCCAGAGGTCGCGCCCTTCCAGATTAGAATATTCCTGAATCTTTTGATGATAGGGAAGCATCGAGTAACTGCCTGGATAATATCCGAATATACCCTTAAGTGCGTAAAGGGCGCCTCCCTCGGTTCCTGTGAACGCGGCATAGTTAATTCCATAATCTAACAAATCCAGTTGTCCTGTATTTTTGGGATTGTGCAGACGTAAAAATGTATGACCAAAACTAGAGGGTGCACTTGATAAATCAGAGGCGGCGAAAATCAGATATGCTTCGGATGCGCCCAACTGAGCTTTCCAGTCTTTTCTTTCAGGACAATCTTCAAGATCGCCCGCTTTAATATCCAAGAC contains these protein-coding regions:
- a CDS encoding DUF4105 domain-containing protein; the encoded protein is MTAPLFAWGFSLQDTALYKEQALAKNLDQSTAWLKLGHYRKNLSGNFNSPIRGNFFIASEGSKDPRAELLATLDLLFDAKTSKSQCRYLARTSWLKSVLDIKAGDLEDCPERKDWKAQLGASEAYLIFAASDLSSAPSSFGHTFLRLHNPKNTGQLDLLDYGINYAAFTGTEGGALYALKGIFGYYPGSYSMLPYHQKIQEYSNLEGRDLWEYKLNLTPQQVELMIDHLLELEGSFAPYYFADENCSSQMLELIEVASPASDLTSQFHAMAIPLDTLKAVANAGLIGGEKLRTSLQTEWRARYAKLNFSERPALRSVLLKEQDTNKNYLELSKKEKAETLEAALSYLSIREYRDQKEYNDEKYKLSVARAKLGAITEPVTITPPKSPLLSPATAAFYLGYGQNDQQDYFQFKFRRGFHDLLSDDSGLAPFSQLNFFVFDVRYTPTRQNWDLNQFVFLSILSTSPWTQLEKPISWSLEVGTEPKLNPYVNGGIGASFDLPLMKATRWSLFAVSENSYLTDIAQPYLGAKSMFMMKWVDQFRTLFQSEYLYSTTQGEFHWNHLVAGSFSYRKIEIRAEAERKDTVDQWGLSLILPAPF